The following are encoded in a window of Gramella sp. MT6 genomic DNA:
- a CDS encoding ABC transporter ATP-binding protein: METILSLNNLTKRFGKITAVDKLSFSIEKGNVYGILGPNGSGKSTTLGMVLNVVNKTSGDFKWFDGNMSTHEALKKVGAIIEHPNFYPYMTAEQNLKLVCKIKGTNKSKVAEKLEIVGLLDRKDSKFKTFSLGMKQRLAIASALLNDPEILILDEPTNGLDPQGIHQIREIIRKIAAGGTTILLASHLLDEVEKVCSHVVIIRKGEKLYSGPVDQIINSYGFFELKASDMAKLEELLQMHPKIGNITEKEGTLTAILDEPMEAEEINRFLFEKGLSLSYLNKRKESLEEQFLQLTNQTAQN; the protein is encoded by the coding sequence TTGGAAACAATTTTAAGTTTAAATAATCTAACAAAACGATTCGGCAAGATCACCGCTGTCGATAAGTTAAGTTTTAGCATCGAAAAAGGAAATGTCTACGGTATCTTAGGACCTAATGGTAGTGGTAAATCCACCACTCTGGGAATGGTTCTGAATGTGGTTAATAAAACCTCGGGCGATTTCAAGTGGTTCGACGGTAATATGTCTACCCACGAGGCTCTGAAAAAAGTAGGTGCGATCATAGAGCACCCGAATTTTTACCCTTATATGACGGCAGAGCAGAATCTTAAACTGGTTTGTAAAATTAAGGGAACTAATAAAAGTAAGGTTGCAGAAAAACTTGAGATCGTTGGACTTTTGGACAGGAAAGACAGCAAATTCAAGACTTTTTCCCTCGGGATGAAGCAGCGACTTGCTATTGCCTCTGCCCTGCTTAACGACCCGGAGATCCTGATTCTTGATGAACCTACCAATGGATTGGATCCTCAAGGTATACATCAAATCAGGGAGATCATTCGAAAGATCGCCGCGGGAGGAACCACAATTCTTCTGGCTTCACACCTCCTGGATGAAGTTGAAAAAGTTTGCTCTCATGTGGTAATTATCAGGAAAGGAGAAAAATTATACAGCGGGCCGGTAGACCAGATCATTAATAGTTACGGATTCTTCGAATTAAAGGCTTCTGATATGGCAAAACTTGAAGAATTGCTACAAATGCATCCAAAAATTGGAAATATCACCGAAAAAGAAGGCACTTTAACGGCCATTCTTGATGAACCGATGGAAGCCGAGGAGATCAACAGGTTTCTTTTTGAAAAAGGACTTTCCCTTTCTTATCTGAATAAACGCAAAGAAAGCCTGGAAGAACAATTCCTTCAATTAACCAACCAAACTGCTCAAAACTAA
- a CDS encoding nucleoid-associated protein has protein sequence MINLFNAQIESLSIHRVGNKNRGENIFVSASTFHLNDEIKPLIKEYFLKPFREKEESYYRFSHETDIEFNELYNLANQIFDDPYNTHEYSKKIATILYEQSTHPHIKSGEVYVVYFEGLQLDNEKVSGIGIFKSELKHDFLQFEQKQSNLEMIVQQGVNLQKLDKGAIIFNKNREEGYKILSVDSNRYDTKYWLENFLGVDVLADENYFTKNYLNFAKNFAKDVVLPAEDKKQEVMFMNRSMDYFAKNDDFEESNYINSVIDNPALIPEFQNYKTEKAPKYKVEDLTSFPIANKAVTDARKKIKNVITLDTNIQIKMDFVNAESAEKFVEKGWDEEKQMYYYLVYFNKEEKK, from the coding sequence ATGATCAATCTTTTTAATGCCCAAATTGAATCACTTTCCATACATCGCGTTGGAAATAAGAACAGGGGCGAGAACATTTTCGTTTCCGCTTCTACTTTTCATTTAAATGATGAAATAAAGCCTTTGATCAAGGAATATTTTCTGAAACCATTCCGGGAAAAAGAAGAATCTTACTATCGTTTTAGTCATGAAACCGATATTGAGTTCAATGAGCTGTATAACCTGGCTAACCAGATCTTCGACGATCCTTATAACACCCACGAGTATTCTAAAAAGATAGCCACTATTCTTTATGAGCAGTCTACCCATCCGCATATAAAAAGCGGAGAGGTTTACGTGGTCTATTTTGAAGGACTTCAGCTGGATAACGAAAAAGTATCTGGAATCGGGATCTTCAAATCTGAATTAAAACATGATTTCCTTCAATTCGAACAGAAACAGAGCAATCTTGAAATGATCGTTCAGCAAGGAGTTAATCTTCAGAAACTGGATAAAGGCGCTATAATTTTCAACAAGAATCGTGAAGAGGGCTACAAGATCCTTTCGGTAGATTCTAACCGTTATGACACCAAGTACTGGTTGGAGAATTTTCTAGGCGTAGACGTATTGGCAGATGAGAACTATTTCACTAAGAATTACCTGAACTTTGCAAAAAACTTCGCAAAAGACGTGGTATTACCTGCTGAAGACAAAAAGCAGGAAGTGATGTTCATGAACAGAAGTATGGATTATTTCGCTAAGAATGATGATTTTGAAGAGTCGAATTATATCAATTCTGTGATCGATAATCCGGCCTTGATCCCTGAATTTCAGAATTATAAAACAGAAAAGGCTCCAAAATATAAGGTAGAAGACCTTACCAGTTTCCCTATCGCCAATAAAGCAGTTACAGACGCCCGTAAGAAGATCAAAAATGTGATCACTTTAGATACGAATATCCAGATAAAGATGGATTTTGTAAATGCCGAGTCCGCGGAGAAATTCGTGGAAAAAGGATGGGATGAAGAAAAACAGATGTATTACTACCTCGTTTACTTCAACAAAGAGGAGAAAAAATAG
- a CDS encoding COX15/CtaA family protein, with protein sequence MYRKSVKVSLVLVYLVIIAGAVVRMTGSGMGCPDWPKCFGYYIPPTEISELEFQPNRDYKKGQVIIVDESLKVAIEDFKTTAEYQPSNWEDYEKHDYAIFNPTHTWVEYINRLFGALAGLAVLIMALLSLKKIRFRKRITILSWLCVFLMGFQAWLGATVVYSVLAPAKITVHMVMALVIVAVLLYLLKISSEKEPNQYKTKTFQTLLGIAVVLTLIQVVMGTQVRQFVDEQIRSLGYDAKDSWLSDPNIMFYVHRSFSIIVLLVNLILWWQNRKLNLNLNRINIVIALILLEVATGVAMYNFDFPFLSQPLHLVIASLLFGFQFYLLMESIYATEKIKKL encoded by the coding sequence ATGTATAGAAAATCGGTAAAAGTTTCGCTCGTTCTAGTTTACCTGGTTATTATAGCAGGAGCTGTGGTTAGAATGACCGGTTCCGGAATGGGATGCCCGGACTGGCCAAAATGTTTTGGATACTACATCCCTCCTACCGAGATCTCTGAACTGGAATTTCAGCCAAACAGAGATTATAAAAAGGGCCAGGTGATCATTGTAGATGAAAGCCTGAAAGTCGCGATTGAGGATTTCAAGACTACAGCAGAATATCAGCCTTCAAACTGGGAAGATTACGAGAAACACGATTATGCCATCTTTAATCCCACCCATACCTGGGTTGAGTACATCAATCGGCTTTTTGGTGCCCTGGCGGGCCTGGCGGTATTGATCATGGCTCTACTCTCCCTCAAAAAGATCAGGTTCAGAAAAAGGATTACAATTCTATCCTGGTTATGCGTTTTCCTAATGGGATTCCAGGCGTGGCTTGGAGCAACAGTGGTATATTCGGTTCTGGCTCCGGCAAAGATCACAGTGCATATGGTGATGGCGCTGGTTATCGTTGCAGTTTTACTTTATCTTTTAAAGATCTCTTCAGAAAAAGAACCGAACCAGTATAAAACAAAGACATTTCAAACCTTATTGGGTATTGCGGTAGTTTTAACCCTCATCCAGGTAGTTATGGGAACGCAGGTTAGACAGTTTGTAGATGAACAGATTCGCAGTTTAGGTTATGATGCAAAAGATAGCTGGCTTTCAGATCCCAACATTATGTTTTACGTGCACAGGTCATTTTCTATTATCGTATTACTAGTTAATTTGATCTTATGGTGGCAAAACAGAAAACTGAACCTCAACCTAAACAGGATCAATATAGTTATTGCTTTGATCCTACTAGAAGTAGCCACGGGAGTGGCCATGTATAATTTCGATTTTCCATTTCTTTCCCAACCACTTCATCTTGTGATCGCTTCCCTGCTTTTCGGATTTCAGTTTTACCTGTTAATGGAAAGCATTTATGCGACAGAGAAGATTAAAAAATTGTAA
- a CDS encoding HD domain-containing protein yields MPKYHNYSKALHHKIFNVISEAADELSVDAYVIGGFVRDHILDRGDHKDIDIVSIGSGIELAKKVAEKLPNKPKVQVFKNFGTAMLRDGDMEIEFVGARKESYRKDSRKPIVEDGTLEDDQNRRDFTINALALKLNKDGFGDLLDPFNGYEDLKNRIIRTPLDPDITYSDDPLRMYRAIRFATQLNFIIEAESLNAIKRNKERIKIISKERILDELNKIMLSDKPSKGFALLYKTGLLKKILPELTALQGIDEVEGQTHKDNFWHTLEVVDNISKNTDDLWLRWAALLHDIGKAPTKKFHKKIGWTFHGHEFVGAKMVFKLFKRLRLPLNEKMKFVQKMVLMSSRPIVIADDSVTDSAVRRLIFDAGDHIEDLMTLCEADITTKNPKRFKKYHNNFKLVRKKIEEVEERDHVRNFQPPVSGEEIMETFGIKPSREVGQIKDAIKEAILEGDIPNEYEPARDFMIEKGEKLGLTVVNTEK; encoded by the coding sequence ATGCCGAAATACCACAATTACAGCAAAGCCTTACATCATAAAATATTCAATGTTATTTCAGAAGCTGCAGATGAATTGTCTGTGGATGCCTACGTAATTGGAGGTTTTGTTCGTGATCATATCCTCGACCGCGGAGATCATAAAGATATAGACATCGTATCTATTGGCAGTGGTATAGAACTGGCCAAAAAGGTTGCTGAAAAGCTACCTAACAAGCCAAAGGTTCAGGTATTTAAAAACTTTGGTACCGCCATGCTTCGCGATGGTGATATGGAAATTGAATTTGTGGGGGCCCGAAAGGAAAGTTACCGTAAAGATAGCCGCAAACCTATCGTGGAAGACGGGACCCTGGAAGACGACCAGAACCGCAGGGATTTTACTATAAATGCCCTGGCGCTTAAATTGAACAAAGATGGATTCGGAGACCTGTTAGATCCATTTAACGGGTATGAAGATCTAAAGAACAGGATCATTAGAACTCCGCTGGATCCAGATATCACCTATTCAGACGATCCTTTAAGAATGTACCGCGCCATCAGGTTCGCCACCCAGCTTAATTTTATCATTGAAGCTGAATCCTTAAATGCGATAAAGCGCAACAAGGAACGAATTAAGATCATTTCCAAGGAAAGGATCCTTGATGAACTGAATAAGATCATGCTAAGCGATAAACCTTCTAAAGGTTTCGCTCTTTTATATAAAACCGGTCTTCTAAAAAAGATACTGCCGGAGCTTACGGCCCTGCAGGGAATTGATGAAGTAGAAGGTCAAACCCATAAAGACAACTTCTGGCACACTCTGGAAGTTGTAGACAATATTTCAAAAAATACCGATGATCTCTGGTTAAGGTGGGCAGCCTTACTACATGATATTGGAAAAGCTCCGACTAAAAAATTCCATAAAAAGATAGGTTGGACCTTTCATGGTCATGAGTTCGTAGGCGCAAAGATGGTCTTTAAACTATTTAAAAGATTAAGGTTACCTCTGAACGAGAAAATGAAATTCGTCCAAAAGATGGTATTGATGAGCTCCAGGCCTATCGTGATCGCCGATGATAGCGTAACCGATTCTGCCGTACGCAGGCTTATTTTTGATGCCGGGGATCATATAGAAGATCTTATGACCCTTTGTGAAGCCGACATCACCACCAAAAACCCTAAGAGATTTAAAAAATATCATAATAATTTCAAGCTGGTTCGCAAGAAGATCGAAGAAGTTGAAGAGCGAGACCATGTAAGGAATTTCCAGCCACCAGTTAGTGGTGAAGAGATCATGGAAACTTTCGGTATCAAACCAAGCCGGGAGGTTGGACAGATCAAAGATGCCATTAAAGAAGCGATCTTGGAAGGTGATATTCCTAATGAATATGAACCGGCCAGGGATTTTATGATCGAAAAAGGTGAAAAACTTGGATTAACGGTAGTTAATACTGAAAAATAA
- a CDS encoding L-threonylcarbamoyladenylate synthase: protein MERMEQEIRNCIDVIKKGGIILYPTDTVWGIGCDATNADAVDKVYQLKKREESKALICLVSNFKMLEQYVEEVPEMAYDILKYAKKPTTIIYDKPIRIAENLVGEDESLGIRVVRDTFCSDLIKKLKRPLVSTSANVSGQPTPQSFDQITPQILKGVDYVVNLQRSKKSPRPSAIIKLSNDGQVSVIRK from the coding sequence ATGGAACGAATGGAACAGGAAATTAGAAATTGCATAGATGTAATTAAAAAAGGCGGCATCATACTATACCCCACAGATACAGTTTGGGGGATTGGATGCGATGCTACCAATGCCGACGCAGTGGACAAAGTATATCAATTAAAGAAAAGGGAAGAATCTAAAGCGTTGATCTGCCTGGTATCTAATTTCAAAATGCTGGAGCAATATGTGGAAGAAGTTCCTGAAATGGCCTACGACATCCTTAAATACGCCAAAAAACCAACTACCATCATTTATGATAAACCCATCAGGATCGCTGAGAATCTGGTTGGAGAGGACGAATCCCTTGGAATAAGAGTAGTGAGAGATACTTTCTGTTCAGACCTAATTAAAAAACTGAAACGACCTTTGGTATCTACCTCAGCCAATGTTAGCGGCCAGCCGACCCCACAATCATTCGATCAAATCACTCCCCAAATTTTAAAAGGTGTAGACTATGTAGTAAATTTGCAGCGTTCAAAAAAATCACCTAGACCATCAGCGATTATCAAGTTGAGTAACGACGGCCAGGTGAGTGTGATACGCAAATAG
- a CDS encoding glycosyltransferase family 4 protein, with translation MNILHLSAAKNWGGGENHIEQLCLELKKIDRNSENTILCVRNAAFHNKIKNSSLQVESAPLKIKMDLRYAVKIIEVCKKRKIDLLHIHDTTALTLAVMATKLGDLPPFVLSKKTSFPIKDRSRTLYKYNHENIKRIFCVSKETQRIASKKIEDLAKLTTIYHGTSLDKKNSQYKNLRLEFEIPGDKIIVGTIANHIRAKNLDTWIDMIDSLVNQKKIYDFHFVLIGSHTNRTPDYINKLEKLGLQKHVNIAGFIENASALIPQFDISLLTSQSEGVPQFIYESFYHKVPVVSTNVGGIPEIIEDGFNGMLSNPYEPQSLADKLIALSQDKVLRNKFTERSYKKLIENFTTRKMAEQTLAEYKKVLYGTNGTGN, from the coding sequence ATGAATATCCTTCATCTTTCTGCCGCAAAAAACTGGGGCGGTGGTGAAAATCACATCGAACAACTTTGCCTGGAACTTAAGAAGATAGATAGAAATTCAGAAAATACCATTCTATGCGTAAGGAACGCTGCTTTCCATAACAAAATAAAGAACTCCAGTCTTCAGGTTGAATCAGCACCTCTTAAGATAAAAATGGATCTGCGATATGCAGTCAAGATTATTGAGGTTTGCAAAAAGAGAAAAATAGATCTCCTCCACATCCATGATACTACAGCCTTAACGCTGGCCGTAATGGCTACAAAATTAGGAGATTTACCTCCATTTGTTCTGAGCAAAAAAACATCTTTCCCAATCAAAGATCGCAGTCGCACTCTTTATAAATACAATCACGAAAACATAAAAAGGATATTTTGCGTTTCTAAGGAAACACAAAGAATCGCTTCTAAAAAGATCGAAGATCTTGCCAAACTAACCACTATTTACCATGGCACCAGTTTAGATAAAAAAAACAGCCAGTATAAAAATCTTCGCTTGGAATTTGAAATACCTGGGGATAAAATTATTGTGGGTACCATCGCCAACCATATAAGGGCGAAAAATCTAGATACATGGATTGATATGATAGACAGCCTGGTAAATCAAAAAAAGATCTATGATTTTCATTTTGTCCTTATTGGAAGCCATACAAACAGAACCCCTGATTATATAAACAAGCTCGAAAAATTAGGACTTCAAAAGCACGTAAATATCGCTGGTTTTATTGAAAATGCTTCAGCTCTTATTCCGCAGTTCGATATCTCACTTCTTACCTCACAAAGCGAAGGAGTCCCACAATTTATTTATGAGAGCTTTTATCATAAGGTTCCGGTAGTGAGCACAAATGTTGGGGGAATACCTGAAATTATTGAAGATGGTTTCAATGGCATGTTAAGCAATCCTTACGAACCTCAAAGTTTAGCAGATAAATTGATAGCTTTGTCCCAGGATAAAGTTTTAAGAAATAAATTTACCGAAAGGTCTTACAAGAAACTAATCGAAAACTTTACTACCAGAAAAATGGCTGAGCAAACCTTAGCTGAATATAAAAAAGTGCTTTATGGAACGAATGGAACAGGAAATTAG
- a CDS encoding glycosyltransferase family 2 protein, whose amino-acid sequence MLDVSCIIINYNTSDFTINCVKSIILNHEHNSNFEIIVIDNASTHQDFSKLKSSIENLKNNSLKIIRSKTNLGFGGGNMLGVQNSSDCKYYAFINNDTLITEKDTLGQLSTFLDNNSHIAVCSPQMLDENQNFRATLDHFSSLGREILKRHFLERFFPAKYPNRKKFYDKPLKVDYVQGSFMFITANEFKEVGGFDTNLFLYYEESDLCRRILKKTGKETYLYPFISYIHFKSASIQKSIIIKKELKISLLYYTRKHYGYLAHKVLITYLIIRYLFTSLIKPKYFPLLKILLTGAHLSDSLKQKQKII is encoded by the coding sequence ATGTTAGATGTAAGCTGCATTATTATAAACTATAACACTTCAGATTTTACAATTAACTGTGTAAAATCCATTATCCTGAATCATGAGCATAATTCTAATTTTGAAATTATTGTTATAGATAATGCTTCCACTCATCAAGATTTCAGCAAGCTCAAATCCAGCATTGAAAATCTGAAAAATAATTCCTTAAAGATCATTAGAAGTAAGACCAATTTAGGCTTTGGAGGTGGGAATATGTTGGGTGTGCAAAACTCTTCCGATTGCAAATATTATGCATTTATAAATAATGATACTCTAATAACTGAAAAGGACACTCTTGGTCAACTTTCTACTTTTTTGGATAACAATAGCCACATCGCAGTCTGTTCTCCACAAATGCTGGATGAAAACCAAAATTTCAGAGCTACGCTAGATCATTTTTCCTCATTGGGAAGAGAAATTTTAAAAAGGCATTTCTTAGAGAGATTCTTTCCTGCCAAATATCCAAATAGAAAAAAGTTTTATGACAAACCATTGAAAGTTGATTATGTTCAAGGTTCATTCATGTTCATAACAGCTAATGAATTTAAGGAAGTTGGTGGGTTTGACACCAATCTTTTTTTATATTATGAAGAGTCTGATCTTTGCCGCAGAATTTTGAAAAAAACCGGAAAAGAAACCTATTTATATCCCTTTATCAGTTATATTCATTTCAAAAGTGCCAGTATCCAGAAGAGTATTATTATAAAGAAAGAATTAAAAATTTCACTTTTATACTATACTCGAAAGCACTACGGCTATTTGGCCCATAAAGTACTTATAACCTATTTGATCATAAGATATCTGTTTACCAGTCTTATCAAACCAAAGTATTTTCCACTTTTAAAAATTCTTTTGACCGGTGCACATTTATCTGATTCTTTAAAACAAAAACAGAAAATCATCTAA
- a CDS encoding glycosyltransferase family 4 protein gives MKILHISGHTSWGGSEQQLFNTIEELEKYDVQQMAFCFLDTPTHIALKKTRTEIFAIEKVKPHKSEYLRFLANIVRNNKVDIIHLHTSDALTGFVLCDLIYSLNVATVYSRKHVRNKSSFLSKLKYNYRNIDSIICVSDYVKDHFSKVLNDTARQKLTVIRDGVKQSNSDIEEEYSLRKKLNISEDKVLIGNIANHTKAKDLKTLIKAVSYLVHELNYRNFKLVQIGEFSKRTPEYKKEVESERIEEYLSFTGFLENASILIPEFDVFAMSSEREGGPSSVIESFFYKTPVVSTRVGIIEETIENGKNGFSVEVGDYKDLAEGIKKLAESPELRNEFSEKSHKMFFENFTTQSLGKNTYEAYASLL, from the coding sequence ATGAAAATTTTACATATATCTGGGCATACATCATGGGGCGGGAGCGAGCAGCAGTTATTTAATACTATCGAAGAGTTAGAAAAATATGATGTGCAGCAAATGGCTTTTTGCTTTCTTGACACACCGACTCATATAGCTTTAAAGAAAACCAGAACTGAAATTTTTGCAATAGAAAAAGTAAAACCTCATAAATCTGAATATTTGCGATTCCTTGCAAATATTGTCAGGAATAATAAAGTTGATATCATTCACCTGCATACGAGTGATGCTCTTACTGGGTTTGTTCTGTGTGATCTCATTTATTCCCTCAATGTAGCTACCGTATATTCCAGAAAGCATGTTAGGAATAAATCCAGCTTTCTGAGTAAATTGAAATATAACTATAGAAATATTGATAGTATAATCTGTGTGTCGGATTACGTTAAAGACCACTTTAGTAAAGTGCTAAATGACACAGCCAGGCAAAAACTCACTGTAATAAGGGATGGGGTTAAGCAATCAAATTCTGATATTGAAGAGGAATATAGTTTGAGAAAGAAATTAAATATTTCTGAAGATAAGGTCTTGATTGGAAATATCGCCAATCATACCAAGGCAAAAGATCTCAAAACTTTAATTAAGGCGGTAAGTTATTTGGTACACGAACTTAATTATAGAAATTTTAAGCTCGTGCAAATCGGAGAATTCTCGAAACGAACTCCAGAGTATAAAAAGGAAGTGGAATCTGAAAGAATAGAGGAATATCTTAGTTTCACCGGATTTCTGGAAAATGCCTCTATTTTAATTCCCGAGTTTGATGTTTTCGCCATGTCTTCAGAGAGAGAGGGAGGACCATCTTCTGTAATTGAATCATTTTTTTATAAAACTCCTGTCGTATCTACCAGGGTAGGTATAATAGAAGAAACAATAGAAAATGGTAAAAATGGATTTTCAGTAGAGGTAGGTGATTATAAAGACCTGGCTGAAGGGATAAAAAAATTAGCTGAATCACCAGAACTTAGAAATGAATTTTCGGAGAAAAGTCATAAAATGTTTTTTGAGAATTTCACTACGCAAAGTCTTGGTAAAAACACCTATGAAGCTTATGCAAGCCTTCTTTAA
- a CDS encoding Kdo domain containing protein, whose product MKYIFSGKGEEIRKDLVKSIENFESEGRALGPGLRNSLKIFDIKTYRVNIKSFKKPNLINKFVYKYFRKSKAERSFINAIKLLEANIGTPYPMAYAEEDSTVFFSQSYYACLHQDYDLTYRELVIDHDFPDHENILRAFTRFTFELHEKQIQFLDHSPGNTLIQKKAGDYKFFLVDLNRMNFKELNFEERMLNFSRLTPKKEMVEVMADEYAKLIKRPKAEVFEKMWFYTNQFQEKFQRKKRIKKKLKFWKN is encoded by the coding sequence ATGAAATATATTTTTTCAGGCAAGGGCGAGGAGATAAGGAAAGACCTGGTTAAGTCAATTGAAAATTTTGAGTCTGAAGGCAGGGCTCTTGGGCCAGGATTAAGAAACAGCCTGAAAATTTTTGATATTAAGACGTATAGGGTAAATATCAAATCTTTTAAAAAGCCTAATCTAATTAATAAGTTCGTTTATAAATATTTCCGAAAATCCAAAGCTGAAAGGTCGTTTATTAATGCGATTAAATTACTTGAAGCAAACATAGGTACACCATATCCTATGGCGTATGCTGAAGAGGATAGTACAGTATTTTTTAGCCAAAGCTATTACGCCTGTTTACATCAGGACTATGACCTAACCTACCGGGAGCTGGTGATAGATCACGATTTTCCAGATCACGAGAATATTTTAAGAGCCTTTACCAGGTTTACTTTTGAACTGCATGAAAAACAGATCCAATTTCTGGATCATTCGCCGGGAAATACTTTAATTCAGAAGAAAGCCGGGGATTATAAGTTCTTTCTGGTGGATCTCAATCGAATGAATTTTAAGGAGCTTAATTTTGAAGAGCGCATGTTGAATTTCTCCAGGCTTACGCCGAAAAAGGAAATGGTGGAAGTAATGGCCGATGAATATGCAAAATTGATCAAAAGACCGAAAGCAGAGGTTTTTGAGAAAATGTGGTTCTATACCAACCAGTTTCAGGAGAAATTTCAAAGAAAAAAGCGCATAAAGAAAAAACTCAAATTCTGGAAAAATTAA
- a CDS encoding CDP-glycerol glycerophosphotransferase family protein has product MKYRFLIYINHTYGLPIGLPIQEQAQKMGFSLKWFSGMEEPKKYFPENGILIETIEEAIDYDPHFVLAITDTVPDFFPGLKVQIFHGFPANKRKGTDQFIIRGFFDLYCTQGPSSTGPFKKQQEKYRSFEVIETGWSKMDPLFPLEPTNNKKPVILISSTFTRYYSLALRDEVVKEIERLSKTGKYQFIATLHPKLDRETVKKFKALENENFTFHDTTDLIPLFKKADIMFSDTTSAIIEFLIQRKPVVTFKNNMPGPYLINIEKVEDIESSFDLALSRPKELISEIEKFAMFSHPYLDGNSSERVINACIDFLHSDKSHLKKKPLNLIRRYKIRKQLNYFTFKSHRKAPFIPKQD; this is encoded by the coding sequence ATGAAATACCGGTTCCTAATATATATAAACCATACTTACGGACTACCCATAGGCCTCCCTATACAGGAGCAGGCTCAAAAAATGGGATTTTCCCTGAAATGGTTTTCGGGTATGGAAGAACCAAAGAAGTATTTCCCCGAAAATGGAATTTTAATTGAAACTATTGAAGAGGCGATCGACTATGACCCACATTTTGTTCTGGCCATTACAGACACGGTGCCAGATTTCTTTCCGGGATTAAAAGTTCAAATATTTCATGGCTTTCCGGCGAATAAAAGAAAAGGGACTGATCAGTTTATTATAAGAGGTTTTTTCGATCTCTATTGTACACAAGGACCTTCCAGTACCGGGCCGTTTAAAAAGCAACAGGAAAAATATAGGTCTTTCGAAGTGATAGAGACAGGCTGGTCAAAAATGGATCCACTTTTCCCATTGGAGCCTACCAATAATAAAAAACCGGTTATCCTGATATCTTCTACTTTTACCCGATATTATAGCCTGGCTTTAAGAGACGAAGTAGTAAAGGAAATAGAAAGATTATCGAAAACAGGGAAATATCAGTTTATCGCAACTTTACATCCCAAACTTGATCGTGAGACCGTAAAAAAATTCAAGGCTCTTGAAAATGAAAATTTCACTTTTCACGATACTACAGACCTCATCCCCTTGTTCAAAAAAGCAGATATCATGTTCTCTGATACCACTTCGGCCATTATTGAATTTTTAATTCAGAGAAAACCTGTGGTTACTTTTAAAAATAATATGCCGGGACCATATCTTATCAATATAGAAAAGGTTGAAGATATTGAAAGTTCTTTTGACCTTGCTCTTTCCAGACCGAAGGAACTCATCTCTGAAATTGAAAAATTCGCTATGTTTTCTCATCCATATTTAGATGGTAATTCCAGTGAAAGAGTGATCAATGCCTGTATAGATTTTCTACATTCAGATAAATCTCATCTTAAGAAAAAGCCGCTAAATCTTATTCGAAGATATAAGATAAGAAAGCAGCTAAACTATTTCACTTTCAAGTCGCACAGGAAAGCCCCTTTCATCCCAAAGCAGGATTAA